The following are encoded in a window of Rosa chinensis cultivar Old Blush chromosome 4, RchiOBHm-V2, whole genome shotgun sequence genomic DNA:
- the LOC112200956 gene encoding anthranilate synthase beta subunit 2, chloroplastic produces MAAAVTSQASLKQPKLLPFSPKTPQNPSPTLIYVPSFTNSKLKSGLKLGNGFAAKASMVVNETDSKSSVSEKRANSPIIVIDNYDSFTYNLCQYMGELGCHFEVYRNDELTVDELKRKNPRGVLISPGPGAPQDSGISLQTVLELGPIVPLFGVCMGLQCIGEAFGGNVVRSPYGVVHGKSSPVYYNEKEEDSLFAGLSNPFTAGRYHSLVIEKDSFPSEELEITAWTEDGLIMAARHKKYRYLQGVQFHPESIITSEGRTIVRNFVKLIEKSESESENN; encoded by the exons ATGGCTGCCGCAGTGACATCTCAGGCCTCTCTGAAACAACCAAAGCTGCTCCCTTTCTCACCAAAAACCCCGCAAAACCCTAGCCCCACTTTAATCTATGTGCCCTCTTTCACGAACTCAA AACTGAAATCTGGTCTCAAATTGGGAAATGGGTTCGCTGCAAAAGCTTCAATGGTTGTCAATGAGACCGATTCGAAGTCTTCAGTTTCTGAAAAGAGGGCCAACAGCCCCATCATTGTTATTGACAATTATGATAGCTTCACCTACAATCTCTGCCag TATATGGGAGAGCTTGGATGTCACTTTGAAGTTTATCGCAATGATGAATTAACAGTGGATGAACTAAAAAG GAAAAATCCTAGAGGAGTCTTGATCTCCCCAGGGCCAG GGGCACCCCAAGATTCTGGAATATCATTGCAAACTGTGTTGGAGTTAGGACCCATTGTCCCCTTGTTTGGTGTGTGTATGGGTCTGCAGTGCATTGGGGAGGCTTTTGGAG GGAATGTTGTTCGTTCTCCTTATGGTGTTGTGCATGGGAAGAGCTCTCCCGTGTATTATAATGAGAAGGAGGAAGACAGCTTGTTTGCTGGACTATCAAA ccCTTTCACTGCTGGCAGATATCACAGTCTTGTAATTGAAAAGGACAGTTTTCCTAGCGAAGAACTTGAAATTACAGCATGGACCGAGGATGGACTGATAATGGCTGCTCGTCACAAGAAATATAGGTATCTTCAG GGTGTCCAGTTCCATCCTGAAAGTATCATCACTTCCGAAGGCAGGACAATCGTTCGCAACTTTGTAAAACTGATCGAGAAAAGTGAGTCGGAATCTGAGAATAACTAG